A stretch of the Malus domestica chromosome 08, GDT2T_hap1 genome encodes the following:
- the LOC114826245 gene encoding uncharacterized protein, with the protein MDVSVMKFSSCAENMKSIPVSVSMVEPVKKLDPISSPHDKQIFTYEGLKPSDDRVDLGKFSTPHGKTYLSHAWRNYISHVGQEFPGGVKEFRQRLMKYAVEKGFRYVYVRNDSERVTTECFNKDDKGCVWLVHAILNRPSRLFYIKSLNNVHTCKARFHDKKSIKMGSKIVASVLVDEIRTNPIVRSIDVVRDFKKNYGIAFSYYNAWYGIELAMMKVHGDDTQSYRQLLWYAEAVLATNPGSHVQLDYNDSSCRFERLFISYNASIERFKFCRPFLCLNGTFIKNKYEGHLFVAIGKNGNQGMI; encoded by the coding sequence ATGGATGTGAGTGTAATGAAATTTTCAAGTTGTGCTGAAAATATGAAATCTATTCCTGTCAGTGTTTCCATGGTTGAACCAGTTAAGAAACTTGATCCCATTTCTTCCCCACATGATAAGCAGATTTTTACATATGAAGGCTTAAAACCCTCAGATGATCGTGTAGATTTAGGGAAGTTTTCCACTCCTCATGGGAAGACATATTTGTCCCATGCTTGGAGAAACTACATTAGCCATGTTGGTCAAGAATTTCCAGGTGGTGTCAAGGAGTTTAGACAAAGATTGATGAAGTATGCAGTTGAAAAGGGTTTCAGGTATGTTTATGTAAGAAATGATAGTGAACGTGTTACTACTGAATGCTTCAATAAAGATGATAAGGGTTGTGTTTGGCTTGTGCATGCCATTTTGAATCGTCCTAGCAGGTTATTCTACATTAAAAGTCTAAATAATGTACATACATGTAAAGCTAGGTTTCATGATAAAAAAAGCATCAAGATGGGTTCCAAAATTGTGGCGTCGGTCCTTGTTGATGAGATTCGAACCAATCCAATTGTAAGATCAATCGATGTTGTTAGAGATTTCAAGAAAAACTATGGTATAGCTTTTTCTTACTATAATGCTTGGTATGGTATAGAGTTAGCAATGATGAAGGTCCATGGTGATGATACACAGTCATATAGACAACTATTATGGTATGCAGAAGCAGTGCTAGCAACCAACCCAGGCTCTCATGTCCAACTTGATTATAATGATAGTTCATGTCGGTTCGAGCGTTTATTCATTTCATATAATGCTAGTATTGAAAGGTTCAAATTCTGCAGACCTTTCTTGTGCCTCAATGGaacttttataaaaaacaagTATGAAGGTCATTTGTTTGTAGCCATTGGGAAAAATGGTAATCAAGGTATGATTTAG
- the LOC103428810 gene encoding uncharacterized protein isoform X1, with amino-acid sequence MPLWRNVLYANVHLHCLKGNLKPDCYAMDFGMRISKTEVNLKRLLAAAPQQQNQAKLVHYVATLRELVEQLAEERTPEGLPRVSKAVLSDYSEKIEAIASKLAAPPPDVQTPEVPLARISVKANSSDTGDNQIPPSPGLRRRFVPISNTEDGTRETAGVDSSGPVKLDAAAQAHIEKHRKLQEDLTDEMVGLARQLKESSLMMSHSLENTEKILDSTEKAVESSLASTRHATTRAAGIYSKASKTTCFTWLLMFVMTFVFTMVVLLIRVT; translated from the exons ATGCCCTTGTGGCGAAAT GTTCTTTATGCGAATGTACATCTCCACTGCCTGAAGGGGAATTTGAAACCCGATTGCTATGCCATG GATTTTGGGATGAGAATCAGTAAAacagaggtgaatttgaagaggCTGCTTGCAGCTGCGCCTCAGCAACAGAACCAGGCAAAACTTGTTCAT TATGTTGCTACTTTACGAGAACTGGTAGAACAACTAGCTGAAGAGAGAACTCCAGAAGGCTTACCCAG AGTTTCAAAGGCTGTTTTGAGTGACTATTCAGAGAAGATTGAAGCCATTGCTTCCAAATTAGCTGCTCCACCA CCTGATGTTCAAACACCCGAAGTGCCCCTTGCAAGAATTTCTGTCAAAGCAAACTCTTCTGATACAGGAGACAATCAGATTCCCCCTTCTCCAGGTTTGAGAAGGAGATTTGT GCCTATCTCAAATACTGAAGATGGAACTCGCGAGACTGCTGGTGTTGATTCTTCAGGGCCTGTCAAACTGGATGCAGCAGCCCAAGCACACATTGAAAAGCATAG AAAGCTTCAAGAGGATTTGACAGACGAAATGGTTGGATTGGCTAGACAGCTCAAAGAGAGTAGTCTCATGATGAGTCACTCCCTGGAAAACACTGAAAAA ATACTTGATTCTACAGAGAAGGCTGTTGAAAGTAGCTTGGCAAGCACCCGTCACGCCACTACACGGGCAGCAGGTATATACTCAAAGGCGTCCAAGACTACTTGTTTCACATGGCTTCTGATGTTTGTCATGACATTTGTATTTACCATGGTGGTTCTTTTAATTCGCGTAACTTAA
- the LOC103428810 gene encoding uncharacterized protein isoform X5: MRISKTEVNLKRLLAAAPQQQNQAKLVHYVATLRELVEQLAEERTPEGLPRVSKAVLSDYSEKIEAIASKLAAPPPDVQTPEVPLARISVKANSSDTGDNQIPPSPGLRRRFVPISNTEDGTRETAGVDSSGPVKLDAAAQAHIEKHRKLQEDLTDEMVGLARQLKESSLMMSHSLENTEKILDSTEKAVESSLASTRHATTRAAGIYSKASKTTCFTWLLMFVMTFVFTMVVLLIRVT; encoded by the exons ATGAGAATCAGTAAAacagaggtgaatttgaagaggCTGCTTGCAGCTGCGCCTCAGCAACAGAACCAGGCAAAACTTGTTCAT TATGTTGCTACTTTACGAGAACTGGTAGAACAACTAGCTGAAGAGAGAACTCCAGAAGGCTTACCCAG AGTTTCAAAGGCTGTTTTGAGTGACTATTCAGAGAAGATTGAAGCCATTGCTTCCAAATTAGCTGCTCCACCA CCTGATGTTCAAACACCCGAAGTGCCCCTTGCAAGAATTTCTGTCAAAGCAAACTCTTCTGATACAGGAGACAATCAGATTCCCCCTTCTCCAGGTTTGAGAAGGAGATTTGT GCCTATCTCAAATACTGAAGATGGAACTCGCGAGACTGCTGGTGTTGATTCTTCAGGGCCTGTCAAACTGGATGCAGCAGCCCAAGCACACATTGAAAAGCATAG AAAGCTTCAAGAGGATTTGACAGACGAAATGGTTGGATTGGCTAGACAGCTCAAAGAGAGTAGTCTCATGATGAGTCACTCCCTGGAAAACACTGAAAAA ATACTTGATTCTACAGAGAAGGCTGTTGAAAGTAGCTTGGCAAGCACCCGTCACGCCACTACACGGGCAGCAGGTATATACTCAAAGGCGTCCAAGACTACTTGTTTCACATGGCTTCTGATGTTTGTCATGACATTTGTATTTACCATGGTGGTTCTTTTAATTCGCGTAACTTAA
- the LOC103428810 gene encoding uncharacterized protein isoform X2 yields MPLWRNDFGMRISKTEVNLKRLLAAAPQQQNQAKLVHYVATLRELVEQLAEERTPEGLPRVSKAVLSDYSEKIEAIASKLAAPPPDVQTPEVPLARISVKANSSDTGDNQIPPSPGLRRRFVPISNTEDGTRETAGVDSSGPVKLDAAAQAHIEKHRKLQEDLTDEMVGLARQLKESSLMMSHSLENTEKILDSTEKAVESSLASTRHATTRAAGIYSKASKTTCFTWLLMFVMTFVFTMVVLLIRVT; encoded by the exons ATGCCCTTGTGGCGAAAT GATTTTGGGATGAGAATCAGTAAAacagaggtgaatttgaagaggCTGCTTGCAGCTGCGCCTCAGCAACAGAACCAGGCAAAACTTGTTCAT TATGTTGCTACTTTACGAGAACTGGTAGAACAACTAGCTGAAGAGAGAACTCCAGAAGGCTTACCCAG AGTTTCAAAGGCTGTTTTGAGTGACTATTCAGAGAAGATTGAAGCCATTGCTTCCAAATTAGCTGCTCCACCA CCTGATGTTCAAACACCCGAAGTGCCCCTTGCAAGAATTTCTGTCAAAGCAAACTCTTCTGATACAGGAGACAATCAGATTCCCCCTTCTCCAGGTTTGAGAAGGAGATTTGT GCCTATCTCAAATACTGAAGATGGAACTCGCGAGACTGCTGGTGTTGATTCTTCAGGGCCTGTCAAACTGGATGCAGCAGCCCAAGCACACATTGAAAAGCATAG AAAGCTTCAAGAGGATTTGACAGACGAAATGGTTGGATTGGCTAGACAGCTCAAAGAGAGTAGTCTCATGATGAGTCACTCCCTGGAAAACACTGAAAAA ATACTTGATTCTACAGAGAAGGCTGTTGAAAGTAGCTTGGCAAGCACCCGTCACGCCACTACACGGGCAGCAGGTATATACTCAAAGGCGTCCAAGACTACTTGTTTCACATGGCTTCTGATGTTTGTCATGACATTTGTATTTACCATGGTGGTTCTTTTAATTCGCGTAACTTAA
- the LOC103428810 gene encoding uncharacterized protein isoform X3: MDFGMRISKTEVNLKRLLAAAPQQQNQAKLVHYVATLRELVEQLAEERTPEGLPRVSKAVLSDYSEKIEAIASKLAAPPPDVQTPEVPLARISVKANSSDTGDNQIPPSPGLRRRFVPISNTEDGTRETAGVDSSGPVKLDAAAQAHIEKHRKLQEDLTDEMVGLARQLKESSLMMSHSLENTEKILDSTEKAVESSLASTRHATTRAAGIYSKASKTTCFTWLLMFVMTFVFTMVVLLIRVT, translated from the exons ATG GATTTTGGGATGAGAATCAGTAAAacagaggtgaatttgaagaggCTGCTTGCAGCTGCGCCTCAGCAACAGAACCAGGCAAAACTTGTTCAT TATGTTGCTACTTTACGAGAACTGGTAGAACAACTAGCTGAAGAGAGAACTCCAGAAGGCTTACCCAG AGTTTCAAAGGCTGTTTTGAGTGACTATTCAGAGAAGATTGAAGCCATTGCTTCCAAATTAGCTGCTCCACCA CCTGATGTTCAAACACCCGAAGTGCCCCTTGCAAGAATTTCTGTCAAAGCAAACTCTTCTGATACAGGAGACAATCAGATTCCCCCTTCTCCAGGTTTGAGAAGGAGATTTGT GCCTATCTCAAATACTGAAGATGGAACTCGCGAGACTGCTGGTGTTGATTCTTCAGGGCCTGTCAAACTGGATGCAGCAGCCCAAGCACACATTGAAAAGCATAG AAAGCTTCAAGAGGATTTGACAGACGAAATGGTTGGATTGGCTAGACAGCTCAAAGAGAGTAGTCTCATGATGAGTCACTCCCTGGAAAACACTGAAAAA ATACTTGATTCTACAGAGAAGGCTGTTGAAAGTAGCTTGGCAAGCACCCGTCACGCCACTACACGGGCAGCAGGTATATACTCAAAGGCGTCCAAGACTACTTGTTTCACATGGCTTCTGATGTTTGTCATGACATTTGTATTTACCATGGTGGTTCTTTTAATTCGCGTAACTTAA
- the LOC103428810 gene encoding uncharacterized protein isoform X4, which produces MPLWRNVLYANVHLHCLKGNLKPDCYAMDFGMRISKTEVNLKRLLAAAPQQQNQAKLVHYVATLRELVEQLAEERTPEGLPRVSKAVLSDYSEKIEAIASKLAAPPPDVQTPEVPLARISVKANSSDTGDNQIPPSPGLRRRFVPISNTEDGTRETAGVDSSGPVKLDAAAQAHIEKHRKLQEDLTDEMVGLARQLKESSLMMSHSLENTEKILDSTEKAVESSLASTRHATTRAAATVYKL; this is translated from the exons ATGCCCTTGTGGCGAAAT GTTCTTTATGCGAATGTACATCTCCACTGCCTGAAGGGGAATTTGAAACCCGATTGCTATGCCATG GATTTTGGGATGAGAATCAGTAAAacagaggtgaatttgaagaggCTGCTTGCAGCTGCGCCTCAGCAACAGAACCAGGCAAAACTTGTTCAT TATGTTGCTACTTTACGAGAACTGGTAGAACAACTAGCTGAAGAGAGAACTCCAGAAGGCTTACCCAG AGTTTCAAAGGCTGTTTTGAGTGACTATTCAGAGAAGATTGAAGCCATTGCTTCCAAATTAGCTGCTCCACCA CCTGATGTTCAAACACCCGAAGTGCCCCTTGCAAGAATTTCTGTCAAAGCAAACTCTTCTGATACAGGAGACAATCAGATTCCCCCTTCTCCAGGTTTGAGAAGGAGATTTGT GCCTATCTCAAATACTGAAGATGGAACTCGCGAGACTGCTGGTGTTGATTCTTCAGGGCCTGTCAAACTGGATGCAGCAGCCCAAGCACACATTGAAAAGCATAG AAAGCTTCAAGAGGATTTGACAGACGAAATGGTTGGATTGGCTAGACAGCTCAAAGAGAGTAGTCTCATGATGAGTCACTCCCTGGAAAACACTGAAAAA ATACTTGATTCTACAGAGAAGGCTGTTGAAAGTAGCTTGGCAAGCACCCGTCACGCCACTACACGGGCAGCAG CGACAGTCTACAAATTATGA